From Ficedula albicollis isolate OC2 chromosome 5, FicAlb1.5, whole genome shotgun sequence, one genomic window encodes:
- the RAB3IL1 gene encoding guanine nucleotide exchange factor for Rab-3A isoform X8 yields the protein MPSKGDKEEPVSGCQDAGGVHEPQSMEQLNVSRLRSSSVEIREKGSEFLRDELHKAQKELKLKDKECERLSKVREQLEQELEELTASLFEEAHKMVREANTKQAAAEKQLREARGKIDMLQAEVTALKTLVITSTPSSPNRELHPQLQSPSKAGFRKGHGRNKSTSSAMVSAASQSVAPEPASRECKEVDSILFAEFQAWKESPTLDKTCSFLDRIYREDVGPCLDFPKQELSELVREAVEQNTLTIEPVAFQTVPMGRVAAEECGGPNGFRSQIVTKCALSGLPRTCKHRIMLGDSGNYYYISPSCRARITAVCNFFTYIRYIQQGLVRQDVELMFWEVMRLRREMSLAKLGFYPSEM from the exons ATGCCATCCAAAGGTGACAAGGAGGAGCCAGTGAGTGGATGCCAGGATGCTGGAGGTGTGCATGAGCCCCAGTCCATGGAGCAGCTCAACGTGTCCCGGCTGCGCAGCTCCTCGGTGGAGATCCGGGAAAAGGGCTCTGAGTTCCTGAGAGATGAGCTGCACAAAGCACAGAAG GAGCTGAAGCTCAAGGACAAAGAATGTGAGAGATTGTCAAAAgtcagggagcagctggagcaggaactGGAGGAGTTAACAGCCAGCCTGTTTGAG GAAGCCCACAAGATGGTGAGAGAAGCCAACACCaaacaggctgcagcagagaaacagctcAGGGAGGCCCGGGGCAAG ATTGAcatgctgcaggcagaggtgacAGCCCTGAAGACGCTGGTGATCACATCCACCCCATCCTCCCCGAACCGGGAGCTGCACCCgcagctgcagagcccttcCAAAGCTGGCTTCAGGAAGGGCCACGGGCGGAACAAGAGCACCAGCAGCGCCATGGTGTCAGCTGCCAGCCAGAGCGTGGCTCCAGAGCCTGCCAGCCGCGAGTGCAAAGAG GTCGACTCCATTTTATTTGCCGAGTTCCAGGCCTGGAAGGAATCTCCAACTTTGGACAAAACCTGCTCCTTCCTTGACAGAATTTACCGAGAAGATGTAGGACCTTGTCTGGACTTCCCCAAGCAGGAG CTGTCAGAGCTGGTGCgagaggctgtggagcagaACACCCTCACCATCGAGCCAGTGGCTTTCCAGACTGTCCCCAtgggcagggtggcagcagAAGAGTGTGGTGGCCCCAA TGGCTTCCGGTCACAAATCGTAAC gaaatgtGCTCTGAGCGGGCTCCCCAGGACCTGCAAGCACCGGATCATGCTGGGGGATTCTGGGAATTACTACTATATTTCCCCTTCCTGCAGGGCTAGG ATCACAGCAGTGTGCAACTTCTTCACCTACATCCGCTACATCCAGCAAGGCCTGGTGAGGCAGGATG TGGAGCTCATGTTCTGGGAGGTCATGCGGCTCCGGCGGGAGATGTCTCTGGCCAAACTTGGATTTTATCCCAGCGAGATGTGA
- the RAB3IL1 gene encoding guanine nucleotide exchange factor for Rab-3A isoform X7, whose protein sequence is MLRGQVSFEEESQNPPTVGHWKPLMPSKGDKEEPVSGCQDAGGVHEPQSMEQLNVSRLRSSSVEIREKGSEFLRDELHKAQKELKLKDKECERLSKVREQLEQELEELTASLFEEAHKMVREANTKQAAAEKQLREARGKIDMLQAEVTALKTLVITSTPSSPNRELHPQLQSPSKAGFRKGHGRNKSTSSAMVSAASQSVAPEPASRECKEVDSILFAEFQAWKESPTLDKTCSFLDRIYREDVGPCLDFPKQELSELVREAVEQNTLTIEPVAFQTVPMGRVAAEECGGPKKCALSGLPRTCKHRIMLGDSGNYYYISPSCRARITAVCNFFTYIRYIQQGLVRQDVELMFWEVMRLRREMSLAKLGFYPSEM, encoded by the exons ATGTTGCGGGG CCAGGTCAGTTTTGAGGAAGAGAGCCAGAATCCACCCACTGTGGGACACTGGAAGCCCCTGATGCCATCCAAAGGTGACAAGGAGGAGCCAGTGAGTGGATGCCAGGATGCTGGAGGTGTGCATGAGCCCCAGTCCATGGAGCAGCTCAACGTGTCCCGGCTGCGCAGCTCCTCGGTGGAGATCCGGGAAAAGGGCTCTGAGTTCCTGAGAGATGAGCTGCACAAAGCACAGAAG GAGCTGAAGCTCAAGGACAAAGAATGTGAGAGATTGTCAAAAgtcagggagcagctggagcaggaactGGAGGAGTTAACAGCCAGCCTGTTTGAG GAAGCCCACAAGATGGTGAGAGAAGCCAACACCaaacaggctgcagcagagaaacagctcAGGGAGGCCCGGGGCAAG ATTGAcatgctgcaggcagaggtgacAGCCCTGAAGACGCTGGTGATCACATCCACCCCATCCTCCCCGAACCGGGAGCTGCACCCgcagctgcagagcccttcCAAAGCTGGCTTCAGGAAGGGCCACGGGCGGAACAAGAGCACCAGCAGCGCCATGGTGTCAGCTGCCAGCCAGAGCGTGGCTCCAGAGCCTGCCAGCCGCGAGTGCAAAGAG GTCGACTCCATTTTATTTGCCGAGTTCCAGGCCTGGAAGGAATCTCCAACTTTGGACAAAACCTGCTCCTTCCTTGACAGAATTTACCGAGAAGATGTAGGACCTTGTCTGGACTTCCCCAAGCAGGAG CTGTCAGAGCTGGTGCgagaggctgtggagcagaACACCCTCACCATCGAGCCAGTGGCTTTCCAGACTGTCCCCAtgggcagggtggcagcagAAGAGTGTGGTGGCCCCAA gaaatgtGCTCTGAGCGGGCTCCCCAGGACCTGCAAGCACCGGATCATGCTGGGGGATTCTGGGAATTACTACTATATTTCCCCTTCCTGCAGGGCTAGG ATCACAGCAGTGTGCAACTTCTTCACCTACATCCGCTACATCCAGCAAGGCCTGGTGAGGCAGGATG TGGAGCTCATGTTCTGGGAGGTCATGCGGCTCCGGCGGGAGATGTCTCTGGCCAAACTTGGATTTTATCCCAGCGAGATGTGA
- the RAB3IL1 gene encoding guanine nucleotide exchange factor for Rab-3A isoform X1, with protein MLSLDPGIASQSGRPGRSCKQPRSPPGKDAKGHTRAVQLWDTVEREHRSDACSQVSFEEESQNPPTVGHWKPLMPSKGDKEEPVSGCQDAGGVHEPQSMEQLNVSRLRSSSVEIREKGSEFLRDELHKAQKELKLKDKECERLSKVREQLEQELEELTASLFEEAHKMVREANTKQAAAEKQLREARGKIDMLQAEVTALKTLVITSTPSSPNRELHPQLQSPSKAGFRKGHGRNKSTSSAMVSAASQSVAPEPASRECKEVDSILFAEFQAWKESPTLDKTCSFLDRIYREDVGPCLDFPKQELSELVREAVEQNTLTIEPVAFQTVPMGRVAAEECGGPNGFRSQIVTKCALSGLPRTCKHRIMLGDSGNYYYISPSCRARITAVCNFFTYIRYIQQGLVRQDVELMFWEVMRLRREMSLAKLGFYPSEM; from the exons ATGCTTTCTCTGGATCCAGGAATTGCCTCCCAATCAGGCAGGCCAGGAAGAAGCTGTAAACAGCCACGGTCACCACCTGGGAAGGATGCCAAGGGACACACCAGGGCAGT GCAGCTGTGGGACACTGTGGAGAGGGAGCACAGGTCTGATGCTTGCAG CCAGGTCAGTTTTGAGGAAGAGAGCCAGAATCCACCCACTGTGGGACACTGGAAGCCCCTGATGCCATCCAAAGGTGACAAGGAGGAGCCAGTGAGTGGATGCCAGGATGCTGGAGGTGTGCATGAGCCCCAGTCCATGGAGCAGCTCAACGTGTCCCGGCTGCGCAGCTCCTCGGTGGAGATCCGGGAAAAGGGCTCTGAGTTCCTGAGAGATGAGCTGCACAAAGCACAGAAG GAGCTGAAGCTCAAGGACAAAGAATGTGAGAGATTGTCAAAAgtcagggagcagctggagcaggaactGGAGGAGTTAACAGCCAGCCTGTTTGAG GAAGCCCACAAGATGGTGAGAGAAGCCAACACCaaacaggctgcagcagagaaacagctcAGGGAGGCCCGGGGCAAG ATTGAcatgctgcaggcagaggtgacAGCCCTGAAGACGCTGGTGATCACATCCACCCCATCCTCCCCGAACCGGGAGCTGCACCCgcagctgcagagcccttcCAAAGCTGGCTTCAGGAAGGGCCACGGGCGGAACAAGAGCACCAGCAGCGCCATGGTGTCAGCTGCCAGCCAGAGCGTGGCTCCAGAGCCTGCCAGCCGCGAGTGCAAAGAG GTCGACTCCATTTTATTTGCCGAGTTCCAGGCCTGGAAGGAATCTCCAACTTTGGACAAAACCTGCTCCTTCCTTGACAGAATTTACCGAGAAGATGTAGGACCTTGTCTGGACTTCCCCAAGCAGGAG CTGTCAGAGCTGGTGCgagaggctgtggagcagaACACCCTCACCATCGAGCCAGTGGCTTTCCAGACTGTCCCCAtgggcagggtggcagcagAAGAGTGTGGTGGCCCCAA TGGCTTCCGGTCACAAATCGTAAC gaaatgtGCTCTGAGCGGGCTCCCCAGGACCTGCAAGCACCGGATCATGCTGGGGGATTCTGGGAATTACTACTATATTTCCCCTTCCTGCAGGGCTAGG ATCACAGCAGTGTGCAACTTCTTCACCTACATCCGCTACATCCAGCAAGGCCTGGTGAGGCAGGATG TGGAGCTCATGTTCTGGGAGGTCATGCGGCTCCGGCGGGAGATGTCTCTGGCCAAACTTGGATTTTATCCCAGCGAGATGTGA
- the RAB3IL1 gene encoding guanine nucleotide exchange factor for Rab-3A isoform X5, whose amino-acid sequence MSCSATCTWKAHRKRQLWDTVEREHRSDACSQVSFEEESQNPPTVGHWKPLMPSKGDKEEPVSGCQDAGGVHEPQSMEQLNVSRLRSSSVEIREKGSEFLRDELHKAQKELKLKDKECERLSKVREQLEQELEELTASLFEEAHKMVREANTKQAAAEKQLREARGKIDMLQAEVTALKTLVITSTPSSPNRELHPQLQSPSKAGFRKGHGRNKSTSSAMVSAASQSVAPEPASRECKEVDSILFAEFQAWKESPTLDKTCSFLDRIYREDVGPCLDFPKQELSELVREAVEQNTLTIEPVAFQTVPMGRVAAEECGGPNGFRSQIVTKCALSGLPRTCKHRIMLGDSGNYYYISPSCRARITAVCNFFTYIRYIQQGLVRQDVELMFWEVMRLRREMSLAKLGFYPSEM is encoded by the exons ATGAGCTGCTCGGCCACCTGCACATggaaagcacacagaaaaag GCAGCTGTGGGACACTGTGGAGAGGGAGCACAGGTCTGATGCTTGCAG CCAGGTCAGTTTTGAGGAAGAGAGCCAGAATCCACCCACTGTGGGACACTGGAAGCCCCTGATGCCATCCAAAGGTGACAAGGAGGAGCCAGTGAGTGGATGCCAGGATGCTGGAGGTGTGCATGAGCCCCAGTCCATGGAGCAGCTCAACGTGTCCCGGCTGCGCAGCTCCTCGGTGGAGATCCGGGAAAAGGGCTCTGAGTTCCTGAGAGATGAGCTGCACAAAGCACAGAAG GAGCTGAAGCTCAAGGACAAAGAATGTGAGAGATTGTCAAAAgtcagggagcagctggagcaggaactGGAGGAGTTAACAGCCAGCCTGTTTGAG GAAGCCCACAAGATGGTGAGAGAAGCCAACACCaaacaggctgcagcagagaaacagctcAGGGAGGCCCGGGGCAAG ATTGAcatgctgcaggcagaggtgacAGCCCTGAAGACGCTGGTGATCACATCCACCCCATCCTCCCCGAACCGGGAGCTGCACCCgcagctgcagagcccttcCAAAGCTGGCTTCAGGAAGGGCCACGGGCGGAACAAGAGCACCAGCAGCGCCATGGTGTCAGCTGCCAGCCAGAGCGTGGCTCCAGAGCCTGCCAGCCGCGAGTGCAAAGAG GTCGACTCCATTTTATTTGCCGAGTTCCAGGCCTGGAAGGAATCTCCAACTTTGGACAAAACCTGCTCCTTCCTTGACAGAATTTACCGAGAAGATGTAGGACCTTGTCTGGACTTCCCCAAGCAGGAG CTGTCAGAGCTGGTGCgagaggctgtggagcagaACACCCTCACCATCGAGCCAGTGGCTTTCCAGACTGTCCCCAtgggcagggtggcagcagAAGAGTGTGGTGGCCCCAA TGGCTTCCGGTCACAAATCGTAAC gaaatgtGCTCTGAGCGGGCTCCCCAGGACCTGCAAGCACCGGATCATGCTGGGGGATTCTGGGAATTACTACTATATTTCCCCTTCCTGCAGGGCTAGG ATCACAGCAGTGTGCAACTTCTTCACCTACATCCGCTACATCCAGCAAGGCCTGGTGAGGCAGGATG TGGAGCTCATGTTCTGGGAGGTCATGCGGCTCCGGCGGGAGATGTCTCTGGCCAAACTTGGATTTTATCCCAGCGAGATGTGA
- the RAB3IL1 gene encoding guanine nucleotide exchange factor for Rab-3A isoform X2: MSDCPASSAGSVPEAEDGQAESRGGAVSVCEGSKGTRLSGGKPRAMASQVSFEEESQNPPTVGHWKPLMPSKGDKEEPVSGCQDAGGVHEPQSMEQLNVSRLRSSSVEIREKGSEFLRDELHKAQKELKLKDKECERLSKVREQLEQELEELTASLFEEAHKMVREANTKQAAAEKQLREARGKIDMLQAEVTALKTLVITSTPSSPNRELHPQLQSPSKAGFRKGHGRNKSTSSAMVSAASQSVAPEPASRECKEVDSILFAEFQAWKESPTLDKTCSFLDRIYREDVGPCLDFPKQELSELVREAVEQNTLTIEPVAFQTVPMGRVAAEECGGPNGFRSQIVTKCALSGLPRTCKHRIMLGDSGNYYYISPSCRARITAVCNFFTYIRYIQQGLVRQDVELMFWEVMRLRREMSLAKLGFYPSEM; the protein is encoded by the exons ATGTCTGACTGTCCTGCCTCCAGCGCTGGGTCTGTCCCAGAGGCAGAGGATGGACAAGCTGAGAGCAGGGggggagctgtgtctgtgtgtgaagGCTCCAAAGGCACACGGCTGTCTGGAGGCAAGCCCAGGGCAATGGCAAG CCAGGTCAGTTTTGAGGAAGAGAGCCAGAATCCACCCACTGTGGGACACTGGAAGCCCCTGATGCCATCCAAAGGTGACAAGGAGGAGCCAGTGAGTGGATGCCAGGATGCTGGAGGTGTGCATGAGCCCCAGTCCATGGAGCAGCTCAACGTGTCCCGGCTGCGCAGCTCCTCGGTGGAGATCCGGGAAAAGGGCTCTGAGTTCCTGAGAGATGAGCTGCACAAAGCACAGAAG GAGCTGAAGCTCAAGGACAAAGAATGTGAGAGATTGTCAAAAgtcagggagcagctggagcaggaactGGAGGAGTTAACAGCCAGCCTGTTTGAG GAAGCCCACAAGATGGTGAGAGAAGCCAACACCaaacaggctgcagcagagaaacagctcAGGGAGGCCCGGGGCAAG ATTGAcatgctgcaggcagaggtgacAGCCCTGAAGACGCTGGTGATCACATCCACCCCATCCTCCCCGAACCGGGAGCTGCACCCgcagctgcagagcccttcCAAAGCTGGCTTCAGGAAGGGCCACGGGCGGAACAAGAGCACCAGCAGCGCCATGGTGTCAGCTGCCAGCCAGAGCGTGGCTCCAGAGCCTGCCAGCCGCGAGTGCAAAGAG GTCGACTCCATTTTATTTGCCGAGTTCCAGGCCTGGAAGGAATCTCCAACTTTGGACAAAACCTGCTCCTTCCTTGACAGAATTTACCGAGAAGATGTAGGACCTTGTCTGGACTTCCCCAAGCAGGAG CTGTCAGAGCTGGTGCgagaggctgtggagcagaACACCCTCACCATCGAGCCAGTGGCTTTCCAGACTGTCCCCAtgggcagggtggcagcagAAGAGTGTGGTGGCCCCAA TGGCTTCCGGTCACAAATCGTAAC gaaatgtGCTCTGAGCGGGCTCCCCAGGACCTGCAAGCACCGGATCATGCTGGGGGATTCTGGGAATTACTACTATATTTCCCCTTCCTGCAGGGCTAGG ATCACAGCAGTGTGCAACTTCTTCACCTACATCCGCTACATCCAGCAAGGCCTGGTGAGGCAGGATG TGGAGCTCATGTTCTGGGAGGTCATGCGGCTCCGGCGGGAGATGTCTCTGGCCAAACTTGGATTTTATCCCAGCGAGATGTGA
- the RAB3IL1 gene encoding guanine nucleotide exchange factor for Rab-3A isoform X6: protein MLRGQVSFEEESQNPPTVGHWKPLMPSKGDKEEPVSGCQDAGGVHEPQSMEQLNVSRLRSSSVEIREKGSEFLRDELHKAQKELKLKDKECERLSKVREQLEQELEELTASLFEEAHKMVREANTKQAAAEKQLREARGKIDMLQAEVTALKTLVITSTPSSPNRELHPQLQSPSKAGFRKGHGRNKSTSSAMVSAASQSVAPEPASRECKEVDSILFAEFQAWKESPTLDKTCSFLDRIYREDVGPCLDFPKQELSELVREAVEQNTLTIEPVAFQTVPMGRVAAEECGGPNGFRSQIVTKCALSGLPRTCKHRIMLGDSGNYYYISPSCRARITAVCNFFTYIRYIQQGLVRQDVELMFWEVMRLRREMSLAKLGFYPSEM from the exons ATGTTGCGGGG CCAGGTCAGTTTTGAGGAAGAGAGCCAGAATCCACCCACTGTGGGACACTGGAAGCCCCTGATGCCATCCAAAGGTGACAAGGAGGAGCCAGTGAGTGGATGCCAGGATGCTGGAGGTGTGCATGAGCCCCAGTCCATGGAGCAGCTCAACGTGTCCCGGCTGCGCAGCTCCTCGGTGGAGATCCGGGAAAAGGGCTCTGAGTTCCTGAGAGATGAGCTGCACAAAGCACAGAAG GAGCTGAAGCTCAAGGACAAAGAATGTGAGAGATTGTCAAAAgtcagggagcagctggagcaggaactGGAGGAGTTAACAGCCAGCCTGTTTGAG GAAGCCCACAAGATGGTGAGAGAAGCCAACACCaaacaggctgcagcagagaaacagctcAGGGAGGCCCGGGGCAAG ATTGAcatgctgcaggcagaggtgacAGCCCTGAAGACGCTGGTGATCACATCCACCCCATCCTCCCCGAACCGGGAGCTGCACCCgcagctgcagagcccttcCAAAGCTGGCTTCAGGAAGGGCCACGGGCGGAACAAGAGCACCAGCAGCGCCATGGTGTCAGCTGCCAGCCAGAGCGTGGCTCCAGAGCCTGCCAGCCGCGAGTGCAAAGAG GTCGACTCCATTTTATTTGCCGAGTTCCAGGCCTGGAAGGAATCTCCAACTTTGGACAAAACCTGCTCCTTCCTTGACAGAATTTACCGAGAAGATGTAGGACCTTGTCTGGACTTCCCCAAGCAGGAG CTGTCAGAGCTGGTGCgagaggctgtggagcagaACACCCTCACCATCGAGCCAGTGGCTTTCCAGACTGTCCCCAtgggcagggtggcagcagAAGAGTGTGGTGGCCCCAA TGGCTTCCGGTCACAAATCGTAAC gaaatgtGCTCTGAGCGGGCTCCCCAGGACCTGCAAGCACCGGATCATGCTGGGGGATTCTGGGAATTACTACTATATTTCCCCTTCCTGCAGGGCTAGG ATCACAGCAGTGTGCAACTTCTTCACCTACATCCGCTACATCCAGCAAGGCCTGGTGAGGCAGGATG TGGAGCTCATGTTCTGGGAGGTCATGCGGCTCCGGCGGGAGATGTCTCTGGCCAAACTTGGATTTTATCCCAGCGAGATGTGA
- the RAB3IL1 gene encoding guanine nucleotide exchange factor for Rab-3A isoform X4, whose translation MLSLDPGIASQSGRPGRSCKQPRSPPGKDAKGHTRAVQVSFEEESQNPPTVGHWKPLMPSKGDKEEPVSGCQDAGGVHEPQSMEQLNVSRLRSSSVEIREKGSEFLRDELHKAQKELKLKDKECERLSKVREQLEQELEELTASLFEEAHKMVREANTKQAAAEKQLREARGKIDMLQAEVTALKTLVITSTPSSPNRELHPQLQSPSKAGFRKGHGRNKSTSSAMVSAASQSVAPEPASRECKEVDSILFAEFQAWKESPTLDKTCSFLDRIYREDVGPCLDFPKQELSELVREAVEQNTLTIEPVAFQTVPMGRVAAEECGGPNGFRSQIVTKCALSGLPRTCKHRIMLGDSGNYYYISPSCRARITAVCNFFTYIRYIQQGLVRQDVELMFWEVMRLRREMSLAKLGFYPSEM comes from the exons ATGCTTTCTCTGGATCCAGGAATTGCCTCCCAATCAGGCAGGCCAGGAAGAAGCTGTAAACAGCCACGGTCACCACCTGGGAAGGATGCCAAGGGACACACCAGGGCAGT CCAGGTCAGTTTTGAGGAAGAGAGCCAGAATCCACCCACTGTGGGACACTGGAAGCCCCTGATGCCATCCAAAGGTGACAAGGAGGAGCCAGTGAGTGGATGCCAGGATGCTGGAGGTGTGCATGAGCCCCAGTCCATGGAGCAGCTCAACGTGTCCCGGCTGCGCAGCTCCTCGGTGGAGATCCGGGAAAAGGGCTCTGAGTTCCTGAGAGATGAGCTGCACAAAGCACAGAAG GAGCTGAAGCTCAAGGACAAAGAATGTGAGAGATTGTCAAAAgtcagggagcagctggagcaggaactGGAGGAGTTAACAGCCAGCCTGTTTGAG GAAGCCCACAAGATGGTGAGAGAAGCCAACACCaaacaggctgcagcagagaaacagctcAGGGAGGCCCGGGGCAAG ATTGAcatgctgcaggcagaggtgacAGCCCTGAAGACGCTGGTGATCACATCCACCCCATCCTCCCCGAACCGGGAGCTGCACCCgcagctgcagagcccttcCAAAGCTGGCTTCAGGAAGGGCCACGGGCGGAACAAGAGCACCAGCAGCGCCATGGTGTCAGCTGCCAGCCAGAGCGTGGCTCCAGAGCCTGCCAGCCGCGAGTGCAAAGAG GTCGACTCCATTTTATTTGCCGAGTTCCAGGCCTGGAAGGAATCTCCAACTTTGGACAAAACCTGCTCCTTCCTTGACAGAATTTACCGAGAAGATGTAGGACCTTGTCTGGACTTCCCCAAGCAGGAG CTGTCAGAGCTGGTGCgagaggctgtggagcagaACACCCTCACCATCGAGCCAGTGGCTTTCCAGACTGTCCCCAtgggcagggtggcagcagAAGAGTGTGGTGGCCCCAA TGGCTTCCGGTCACAAATCGTAAC gaaatgtGCTCTGAGCGGGCTCCCCAGGACCTGCAAGCACCGGATCATGCTGGGGGATTCTGGGAATTACTACTATATTTCCCCTTCCTGCAGGGCTAGG ATCACAGCAGTGTGCAACTTCTTCACCTACATCCGCTACATCCAGCAAGGCCTGGTGAGGCAGGATG TGGAGCTCATGTTCTGGGAGGTCATGCGGCTCCGGCGGGAGATGTCTCTGGCCAAACTTGGATTTTATCCCAGCGAGATGTGA
- the RAB3IL1 gene encoding guanine nucleotide exchange factor for Rab-3A isoform X3 — protein MLSLDPGIASQSGRPGRSCKQPRSPPGKDAKGHTRAVQLWDTVEREHRSDACSQVSFEEESQNPPTVGHWKPLMPSKGDKEEPVSGCQDAGGVHEPQSMEQLNVSRLRSSSVEIREKGSEFLRDELHKAQKELKLKDKECERLSKVREQLEQELEELTASLFEEAHKMVREANTKQAAAEKQLREARGKIDMLQAEVTALKTLVITSTPSSPNRELHPQLQSPSKAGFRKGHGRNKSTSSAMVSAASQSVAPEPASRECKEVDSILFAEFQAWKESPTLDKTCSFLDRIYREDVGPCLDFPKQELSELVREAVEQNTLTIEPVAFQTVPMGRVAAEECGGPKKCALSGLPRTCKHRIMLGDSGNYYYISPSCRARITAVCNFFTYIRYIQQGLVRQDVELMFWEVMRLRREMSLAKLGFYPSEM, from the exons ATGCTTTCTCTGGATCCAGGAATTGCCTCCCAATCAGGCAGGCCAGGAAGAAGCTGTAAACAGCCACGGTCACCACCTGGGAAGGATGCCAAGGGACACACCAGGGCAGT GCAGCTGTGGGACACTGTGGAGAGGGAGCACAGGTCTGATGCTTGCAG CCAGGTCAGTTTTGAGGAAGAGAGCCAGAATCCACCCACTGTGGGACACTGGAAGCCCCTGATGCCATCCAAAGGTGACAAGGAGGAGCCAGTGAGTGGATGCCAGGATGCTGGAGGTGTGCATGAGCCCCAGTCCATGGAGCAGCTCAACGTGTCCCGGCTGCGCAGCTCCTCGGTGGAGATCCGGGAAAAGGGCTCTGAGTTCCTGAGAGATGAGCTGCACAAAGCACAGAAG GAGCTGAAGCTCAAGGACAAAGAATGTGAGAGATTGTCAAAAgtcagggagcagctggagcaggaactGGAGGAGTTAACAGCCAGCCTGTTTGAG GAAGCCCACAAGATGGTGAGAGAAGCCAACACCaaacaggctgcagcagagaaacagctcAGGGAGGCCCGGGGCAAG ATTGAcatgctgcaggcagaggtgacAGCCCTGAAGACGCTGGTGATCACATCCACCCCATCCTCCCCGAACCGGGAGCTGCACCCgcagctgcagagcccttcCAAAGCTGGCTTCAGGAAGGGCCACGGGCGGAACAAGAGCACCAGCAGCGCCATGGTGTCAGCTGCCAGCCAGAGCGTGGCTCCAGAGCCTGCCAGCCGCGAGTGCAAAGAG GTCGACTCCATTTTATTTGCCGAGTTCCAGGCCTGGAAGGAATCTCCAACTTTGGACAAAACCTGCTCCTTCCTTGACAGAATTTACCGAGAAGATGTAGGACCTTGTCTGGACTTCCCCAAGCAGGAG CTGTCAGAGCTGGTGCgagaggctgtggagcagaACACCCTCACCATCGAGCCAGTGGCTTTCCAGACTGTCCCCAtgggcagggtggcagcagAAGAGTGTGGTGGCCCCAA gaaatgtGCTCTGAGCGGGCTCCCCAGGACCTGCAAGCACCGGATCATGCTGGGGGATTCTGGGAATTACTACTATATTTCCCCTTCCTGCAGGGCTAGG ATCACAGCAGTGTGCAACTTCTTCACCTACATCCGCTACATCCAGCAAGGCCTGGTGAGGCAGGATG TGGAGCTCATGTTCTGGGAGGTCATGCGGCTCCGGCGGGAGATGTCTCTGGCCAAACTTGGATTTTATCCCAGCGAGATGTGA